The nucleotide window CTTCTCGACCTGAAAGAAAGAGAATGCCCCCGCCCCGCCTTCGTCCAGATTCTTTTTCGCTTAACCCTGCCGGTGCAGGCGGTCGTAGAGACGGGAGGCCAGCTGCGATCGTTCGTTGCTGGGAACGCCGCGCCGGCTCAGGATAATGATCCCGGCAACAACCAGGACCGCGCAGCAGATCAGGACCGGAAGCTTGAACTCGGTCAGGGCATTGAGCGTCGCCATACCCGCCCCGAAAACAATGAAGACGATGCCGAAGGCGATGCGCAGCCGCATCATGGCTTCTTTCTGCTTGCCTTCGCCCGCCAGGAGCTGCGCGAGGCCCATGCTGAAATAGACGAGGCCGATGAAGGCCAGGAAGACGGGGATCCAGTGCCTGCCCCTTTGCAGCAGGATGGTGGCGACGAGAATTTCCACGATGCCCTCGAGCAGATGGAAGAGCCCGGAGAAATTACGGATGCGCTTTTCGAAAAAATGGCTGAAGCTGGCGCCCAGGATGATGAAGGCGCCGGCCAGGAAGATGAACACGACGCGCAGGGGAAAATGGTGGATGTGTTCCGCCTCTTCCCAGCCCTTGCTGAGCAGCGTGAAGCCAATGACGTAATCGGCGAACTTGGCGATGAATGCGTTCTTGGCGTCCTGCTTTTCTTTTTCCATGACCGTCTCCCGAGCCCATATGATATCATCCCTGCTGCTGGGAAACAAGGGGAGCTGTTTTGCAATTCGCCCCGTTCAAACCAAGCGCTGCATCACCTTTTCCCAGGAGCGGGTGATGACGAAACTCTCGGCAAAATCGTCGATCATGCGCGCGAACTTTTTCATGGGCGCGGCGAAAGTGAGCTCGTCGGCCCCGACGCAGGGGCGGGCCGAGACGTCGAACATCCCCAGCACGCATTTTGGATTTTCCTTCTGGTTCTCCAGGAATGGGTACTGGATGACGGTGCCGCAGCCGGCGGAAAAGGGGGCGATCACTCCGAACGGATCGGTCTCCTCATAGTTGGCCAAAGTGAACAGACCTGAAAGGATATCGGGGTTGGCGAAGAAAATCGCCGCCTCGGGGCGGTCGGCTTCGCTCATCTTGTCCCAGCGCTTCAGGACAAGGTATTTTGCCGGCCCGCGCCATGCGGGCCATTTTTCCATGAGCTGCTTCACGATCGCCGGCGTCTTCTTGTAGCGTTCCCCTTCCAGCTTGCCTGGAATGCCGCAGGAAAGGAAATACTCGAAATTGGGCCGCTGCGGCACCGGGAAGCCGCAGAAGCGCTTGCCGCAGCCCAGCGCCGGTTCGTCCAGGCACAGCGACTCGCCCTTCCTGGCCGCGGCCAAGTCGGCGACGAAGCAATGCCAGCCCTTGCTCGGCGGCGGCGCCTCCATCCCCGCCGGCGGTTCATCGGCATAATAGAAGATCAGCGGCAATTCCGCACCGGAAAAATACCTGGCGAAAAGTTCCTCGAATTTGGCTTTCAGTTTCAGTTCCATGATCCGATTTTATTGAACTTGCCAAAAAATCGCAAATGCCCCCGCGGGATAGACGCCATCCAGCGAAGAAAAATCGGCGAAAAATGAACTTTTCGAAAAGGCCTTCCGTTCATTGGCCTGGAGGAAACGAATGAAATTGAAAATCAGAATGTTTTTGCTGGTTGTATTCACCTTGTCACTGCTGGCCGCTCCGGCCTGGCTGAGCGGCAAGACCGCAAAAAAAGCCGTCGCGCCAATGGTCAACCCCAAGGACCCGGTGCTGAATTTCGAGTTTGTCTGGAAAACCCTCGACCGCAATTACGGTCAGTTCCTGATCAAGCATGTCGATTGGGACGCCATGTACAGGGTGTATCGCCCCCAAGTCACGCCGAAGACCACGGATGCGGAGCTCTGGGACATCCTGCTGGCCATGATGGGGCACCTGAACGACAGTCACCTTGCCCTGGCCGACGGCACCCGACGCATCGGCGGTGGCCGCAACAATGGGTTGTTCACTGATGATGGATTTTCCCTGGACCTGGTGAAATCCAAATATTTGCAGGGCAAATTCACGGAAGCCTTGGGCGGGAGCTTCATCAGCGGCTGGCTGGCCGAAGGGGTCGGCTACCTTTACATAGGCGACCTGAAGGACGGTTTGGATCAGATATCCAAGACCATCGACGTCATGATGGCCGAGTTCGCCAAGGCCAGGGTCATGGTCGTCGACGTGCGCAACAACCCGGGCGGCACCGGCCGGGCCGTGAAGATCGTGGCCG belongs to Candidatus Aminicenantes bacterium and includes:
- a CDS encoding DUF169 domain-containing protein, with the translated sequence MELKLKAKFEELFARYFSGAELPLIFYYADEPPAGMEAPPPSKGWHCFVADLAAARKGESLCLDEPALGCGKRFCGFPVPQRPNFEYFLSCGIPGKLEGERYKKTPAIVKQLMEKWPAWRGPAKYLVLKRWDKMSEADRPEAAIFFANPDILSGLFTLANYEETDPFGVIAPFSAGCGTVIQYPFLENQKENPKCVLGMFDVSARPCVGADELTFAAPMKKFARMIDDFAESFVITRSWEKVMQRLV
- a CDS encoding S41 family peptidase; translation: MKLKIRMFLLVVFTLSLLAAPAWLSGKTAKKAVAPMVNPKDPVLNFEFVWKTLDRNYGQFLIKHVDWDAMYRVYRPQVTPKTTDAELWDILLAMMGHLNDSHLALADGTRRIGGGRNNGLFTDDGFSLDLVKSKYLQGKFTEALGGSFISGWLAEGVGYLYIGDLKDGLDQISKTIDVMMAEFAKARVMVVDVRNNPGGTGRAVKIVAGRFADRLRHYGTERTRYGLKHDDFWPEEFCNIEPAGPLQFTGPTVLLTDRISASAAEGFTMAMRVLPHVTVVGDTTEGALSSQFPDRMPNGWNLWVAFKEVRDHEGVCWDGVGIPPDLRILNSAANIAAGRDQVLEFAMKYL